One part of the Glycine soja cultivar W05 chromosome 11, ASM419377v2, whole genome shotgun sequence genome encodes these proteins:
- the LOC114377504 gene encoding protein RER1A-like, with protein sequence MDVGTADDHSPEAAISRWKFAVSRQYQHMLDKTTPHVLRRWIGCLVVAAVYVLRVYLVQGFYIVSYALGIYILNLLIGFLSPQVDPEISDGPTLPTRGSDEFRPFVRRLPEFKFWYSITKAFCIAFVMTFFSAFDVPVFWPILLFYWVVLFTLTMRRQISHMIKYKYVPFSFGKQRYAGKRAAEGTSPTLD encoded by the exons ATGGACGTAGGAACCGCCGACGATCATTCCCCGGAAGCCGCCATATCGCGGTGGAAATTCGCGGTGTCGCGGCAGTACCAGCACATGCTGGACAAAACGACGCCGCACGTGCTCCGACGGTGGATCGGGTGCCTGGTGGTTGCCGCCGTGTACGTGCTCCGCGTGTACTTGGTCCAAGGCTTCTACATCGTCTCCTACGCCCTCGGCATTTACATCCTCAACCTCCTCATCGGCTTCCTCTCCCCTCAGGTCGATCCCGAGATTAGCGACGGCCCCACCCTCCCCACCCGAGGATCCGACGAGTTCCGCCCCTTCGTTCGACGCCTCCCCGAGTTCAAGTTCTG GTACTCGATCACAAAGGCATTTTGTATTGCGTTTGTGATGACTTTCTTTAGTGCATTTGATGTTCCAGTATTCTGGCCAATACTCCTTTTCTACTGGGTGGTCCTATTCACACTTACAATGAGAAGACAAATATCACACATGATCAAATACAAATATGTACCGTTCTCATTTGGGAAACAG CGCTACGCCGGAAAGAGAGCAGCAGAAGGCACAAGCCCGACCTTGGACTGA
- the LOC114376697 gene encoding probable beta-1,4-xylosyltransferase IRX14, which yields MKLSALQQSYLTRRANSFRGSAQLDSSADGAVKSPAAIFWLVIHGVCCLISLVLGFRFSRLVFFFLFSTSLYTAPFRSGSEIAAPHDVPPAANRTAMLSTASRVVVGRHGIRIRPWPHPDPVEVMKAHRIIERVQREQRALFGVKNPRTVIAVTPTHVRTFQTLHLTGVMHALMLVPYDLVWIVVEAGGVTNETASIIAKSGLRTIHVGFSQRMPNSWEARHKLESRMRLHALRIVRKEKLDGVVVFADDSNMHSMELFDEAQNVNWIGAVSVGILLHSDESSYMVQSEEEGASMPVQGPACNATDKLVGWHTFNSLQYTGRSAVYIDDRAPVLPRKLEWSGFVLNSRLVWKDVDGKPEWVKDLDKFDGVDEEIETPLSLLKSTSVVEPLGNCGRQVLLWWLRVEARTDSKFPSRWIIDPPLDITIPSKRSPWPDAPPELPSNEKVLTNTQEQTNKPSTRTKSPRSRRSRSKKKHDTKVIGVQVSTYSEQN from the exons atgaagCTCTCGGCGTTGCAGCAGAGTTACCTCACGCGCCGGGCGAACAGCTTCAGAGGATCGGCGCAGTTGGATTCGTCCGCCGACGGCGCGGTGAAGTCGCCGGCGGCGATTTTCTGGCTTGTAATCCACGGCGTCTGCTGCCTCATCAGCTTGGTTCTCGGCTTCCGCTTCTCGCGCctcgtcttcttcttcctcttctcgaCAAGCCTCTACACCGCGCCGTTCCGGAGCGGTTCGGAAATCGCGGCTCCGCATGACGTTCCTCCGGCGGCGAACCGGACGGCGATGCTGAGCACCGCGAGCCGCGTGGTAGTCGGGCGGCACGGGATCCGAATCCGCCCGTGGCCGCATCCGGATCCCGTGGAGGTGATGAAGGCGCACCGCATAATCGAGAGAGTGCAGAGAGAGCAGAGGGCGCTGTTCGGAGTGAAAAACCCTAGGACGGTGATCGCGGTGACGCCGACGCACGTTCGCACGTTCCAGACGCTGCATTTGACCGGTGTGATGCACGCGCTGATGCTGGTGCCGTACGATCTGGTGTGGATCGTGGTGGAGGCCGGTGGAGTCACCAACGAAACCGCCTCAATTATCGCCAAGTCAGGCCTCAGAACAATCCACGTTGGCTTTTCTCAGCGAATGCCGAATTCGTGGGAAGCTAGGCATAAACTCGAGTCTCGGATGCGACTTCATGCTTTGAG aATTGTGAGAAAAGAGAAGCTGGATGGAGTTGTGGTGTTTGCTGATGATAGTAATATGCACAGTATGGAGTTGTTTGATGAGGCGCAAAATGTGAACTGGATTGGGGCTGTTTCGGTTGGAATTTTGCTTCATTCGGATGAATCTTCGTATATGGTTCAAAGTGAGGAGGAAGGTGCTTCTATGCCTGTGCAGGGTCCTGCTTGTAATGCTACGGATAAATTGGTTGGGTGGCATACTTTCAATTCGTTGCAGTATACGGGGAGGAGTGCGGTTTATATTGATGACAGGGCGCCTGTGCTGCCCAGAAAGCTTGAGTGGTCTGGGTTTGTGTTGAATTCCAGGTTGGTTTGGAAGGATGTGGATGGTAAGCCAGAGTGGGTTAAGGATCTTGATAAATTTGATGGGGTTGATGAAGAGATAGAGACTCCATTGTCCTTGCTCAAGAGCACCTCTGTGGTAGAGCCGCTTGGGAATTGTGGACGGCAAGTTTTGCTTTGGTGGCTGAGGGTTGAAGCTCGCACAGACAGCAAATTTCCTTCTCG ATGGATAATTGACCCTCCTTTGGACATCACTATCCCATCAAAACGCAGTCCATGGCCAGATGCTCCTCCTGAGCTCCCATCTAATGAAAAAGTTTTAACCAACACACAAGAGCAGACAAACAAGCCCTCTACAAGAACCAAATCACCCAGATCCCGGCGCAGTAGAAGCAAGAAAAAGCATGATACCAAAGTGATAGGTGTGCAAGTCTCAACATATTCCGAACAAAACTAA
- the LOC114373795 gene encoding probable WRKY transcription factor 15 isoform X2 encodes MAVDLMMGYRNHNFAQENAVREAASGLESVEKLIKLLSQTQQQFQTTSNSTSNSKSSMANIDTDYRAVADVAVSKFKKVISLLGSSRTGHARFRRAPVAPPPPPAEPRVYRATPVQQIPPPTLHTHAVVTDHSLVPKIERKDSSKTINFSYSNSFVSSLTAGDTDTKQPCSSSPSTAFQITNLSQVSSGGKPPLSSSSLKRKCSSENLGSAKCGSSSSRCHCSKKRKMRQKRVVRVPAISLKMADIPPDDYSWRKYGQKPIKGSPHPRGYYKCSSVRGCPARKHVERALDDPSMLVVTYEGEHNHTLSAAEATNLILESS; translated from the exons ATGGCCGTCGACCTCATGATGGGATATCGAAACCACAATTTCGCCCAAGAGAATGCCGTTCGTGAAGCTGCGTCGGGGCTAGAGAGCGTCGAGAAACTCATCAAGTTGCTGTCGCAGACCCAACAACAATTCCAGACAACATCTAATTCAACCTCAAACTCAAAGTCTTCCATGGCAAACATCGACACCGACTACAGAGCTGTCGCTGACGTGGCCGTCTCTAAGTTCAAGAAGGTCATTTCGCTTCTGGGCAGCAGCAGAACCGGTCACGCGCGTTTCAGAAGAGCCCCTGTTGCTCCCCCTCCTCCACCTGCGGAACCCAGAGTCTACCGTGCTACGCCGGTGCAGCAGATCCCGCCACCCACCCTTCACACTCACGCTGTTGTCACTGACCACTCCTTGGTCCCCAAAATTGAGAGAAAGGACTCTTCCAAGACCATTAATTTCTCCTATTCAAACTCGTTCGTCTCCTCCCTCACCGCCGGCGACACCGACACTAAACAACCGTGCTCGTCGTCGCCGTCCACGGCTTTTCAGATCACGAATCTCTCTCAGGTATCCTCCGGGGGAAAGCCTCCACTTTCGTCCTCTTCGTTGAAGAGGAAGTGTAGTTCTGAGAACTTGGGCTCTGCCAAGTGTGGCAGTTCCTCTAGCCGATGCCATTGTTCAAAGAAGag AAAAATGAGGCAGAAGAGGGTGGTGAGGGTACCAGCTATAAGCTTGAAGATGGCTGATATTCCACCCGATGATTACTCTTGGAGGAAATACGGACAGAAACCCATTAAAGGATCCCCTCATCCAAG AGGTTATTACAAGTGTAGCAGTGTTAGAGGGTGTCCAGCGCGCAAGCATGTAGAGAGGGCCCTTGATGATCCATCTATGTTGGTAGTTACCTATGAAGGAGAGCACAATCACACTCTCTCTGCGGCAGAAGCTACTAATCTCATCCTAGAATCCTCTTAA
- the LOC114373795 gene encoding probable WRKY transcription factor 15 isoform X1 gives MAVDLMMGYRNHNFAQENAVREAASGLESVEKLIKLLSQTQQQFQTTSNSTSNSKSSMANIDTDYRAVADVAVSKFKKVISLLGSSRTGHARFRRAPVAPPPPPAEPRVYRATPVQQIPPPTLHTHAVVTDHSLVPKIERKDSSKTINFSYSNSFVSSLTAGDTDTKQPCSSSPSTAFQITNLSQVSSGGKPPLSSSSLKRKCSSENLGSAKCGSSSSRCHCSKKSRKMRQKRVVRVPAISLKMADIPPDDYSWRKYGQKPIKGSPHPRGYYKCSSVRGCPARKHVERALDDPSMLVVTYEGEHNHTLSAAEATNLILESS, from the exons ATGGCCGTCGACCTCATGATGGGATATCGAAACCACAATTTCGCCCAAGAGAATGCCGTTCGTGAAGCTGCGTCGGGGCTAGAGAGCGTCGAGAAACTCATCAAGTTGCTGTCGCAGACCCAACAACAATTCCAGACAACATCTAATTCAACCTCAAACTCAAAGTCTTCCATGGCAAACATCGACACCGACTACAGAGCTGTCGCTGACGTGGCCGTCTCTAAGTTCAAGAAGGTCATTTCGCTTCTGGGCAGCAGCAGAACCGGTCACGCGCGTTTCAGAAGAGCCCCTGTTGCTCCCCCTCCTCCACCTGCGGAACCCAGAGTCTACCGTGCTACGCCGGTGCAGCAGATCCCGCCACCCACCCTTCACACTCACGCTGTTGTCACTGACCACTCCTTGGTCCCCAAAATTGAGAGAAAGGACTCTTCCAAGACCATTAATTTCTCCTATTCAAACTCGTTCGTCTCCTCCCTCACCGCCGGCGACACCGACACTAAACAACCGTGCTCGTCGTCGCCGTCCACGGCTTTTCAGATCACGAATCTCTCTCAGGTATCCTCCGGGGGAAAGCCTCCACTTTCGTCCTCTTCGTTGAAGAGGAAGTGTAGTTCTGAGAACTTGGGCTCTGCCAAGTGTGGCAGTTCCTCTAGCCGATGCCATTGTTCAAAGAAGag CAGAAAAATGAGGCAGAAGAGGGTGGTGAGGGTACCAGCTATAAGCTTGAAGATGGCTGATATTCCACCCGATGATTACTCTTGGAGGAAATACGGACAGAAACCCATTAAAGGATCCCCTCATCCAAG AGGTTATTACAAGTGTAGCAGTGTTAGAGGGTGTCCAGCGCGCAAGCATGTAGAGAGGGCCCTTGATGATCCATCTATGTTGGTAGTTACCTATGAAGGAGAGCACAATCACACTCTCTCTGCGGCAGAAGCTACTAATCTCATCCTAGAATCCTCTTAA